A single window of Rhodococcus jostii RHA1 DNA harbors:
- the orn gene encoding oligoribonuclease translates to MQDKLVWIDCEMTGLRLGTDKLIEIAALVTDSELNVLGEGVDIVIHADDDALAAMPDVVTKMHENSGLTDEVRKSTVTLAEAEQQVLAYIREHVPVAGTAPLAGNSIATDRGFIARDMPDLDTYLHYRMIDVSSIKELSRRWYPRIYFGQPEKGLAHRALADIRESIRELKYYRKTAFVPEPGPSTSDIAAVVEELGPA, encoded by the coding sequence GTGCAGGACAAACTTGTGTGGATCGACTGTGAAATGACCGGGCTCCGGCTCGGCACCGACAAGCTGATCGAGATCGCAGCTCTGGTCACGGACAGCGAGCTGAACGTGCTCGGTGAGGGTGTCGACATCGTCATCCACGCCGACGACGACGCGCTCGCGGCCATGCCCGACGTGGTGACCAAGATGCACGAGAACTCGGGGCTGACCGACGAGGTCCGGAAGTCCACGGTCACGCTCGCCGAGGCCGAGCAGCAGGTGCTCGCCTACATCCGCGAGCACGTGCCGGTCGCCGGGACGGCGCCGCTCGCAGGCAACTCGATCGCTACCGACCGCGGATTCATCGCCCGCGACATGCCGGACCTCGACACCTACCTGCACTACCGGATGATCGACGTCAGCTCCATCAAGGAACTGTCCCGACGCTGGTACCCGCGGATCTACTTCGGTCAGCCCGAAAAGGGTCTCGCCCACCGCGCCCTGGCCGACATCAGGGAGTCGATCCGGGAACTGAAGTACTACCGGAAGACGGCGTTCGTGCCCGAGCCCGGACCGTCTACCAGCGACATCGCCGCAGTTGTCGAGGAACTCGGGCCCGCCTGA
- a CDS encoding L,D-transpeptidase codes for MGVGRGGRVRAQSVRSVSKTATIVAASLVFAVSIAGCTVSGADSVTSEGEAPIDSNPVTELIKPKLTASAVDGAVGFSPGQPVTVTVADGTLAAVTMLNPEGEPVDGAIAPDGLSWVNTEPLGYDKEYRLEVKANGLGGGTTSTSAFTTSAPGNVTKPYVMPSEGDVVGIGQPIAVQFDENIPDRKAAEAGITVTTNPPVEGAFYWVNNREVRWRPQSYWAPGTAVDVKVAVYGRDLGDGLFGQEDVHTAFTIGDALIATADDNTKQVTFERNGEVIMTMPTSMGKDDTPTDNGVYIIGDRFANLVMDSSTYGVPVNSPQGYKTPVDWATRMSYSGIFFHSAPWSVGQQGYSNASHGCLNLSPSNAKWVYDNTKRGDIVIVKNTLGGTLSGTDGLGDWNIPWDVWKAGNANA; via the coding sequence ATGGGTGTGGGGCGTGGCGGGCGCGTGCGTGCGCAATCGGTGAGATCCGTCTCGAAGACGGCGACGATTGTGGCGGCATCACTCGTATTCGCAGTGTCGATCGCAGGGTGCACCGTCTCCGGTGCCGACAGCGTCACGTCGGAAGGTGAGGCGCCGATCGATTCCAATCCGGTCACCGAACTCATCAAGCCGAAGCTGACGGCGTCGGCCGTCGATGGTGCGGTGGGATTCTCGCCCGGACAGCCGGTGACGGTGACTGTGGCCGACGGCACGCTGGCGGCGGTCACCATGCTCAACCCGGAGGGCGAGCCGGTCGACGGCGCCATCGCCCCCGACGGGTTGTCCTGGGTCAACACGGAGCCGCTGGGCTACGACAAGGAGTACCGGCTCGAGGTGAAGGCGAACGGACTCGGCGGCGGCACCACTTCGACGTCGGCGTTCACGACCAGCGCGCCCGGCAACGTCACCAAGCCGTACGTGATGCCGTCGGAGGGTGACGTTGTGGGCATCGGTCAGCCGATCGCGGTCCAGTTCGACGAGAACATTCCCGACCGCAAGGCCGCGGAGGCCGGCATCACGGTCACGACGAATCCGCCCGTCGAGGGCGCGTTCTACTGGGTGAACAACCGTGAGGTGCGGTGGCGTCCGCAGAGCTACTGGGCTCCCGGCACGGCCGTGGACGTCAAGGTCGCCGTGTACGGGCGCGATCTCGGTGACGGACTGTTCGGCCAGGAGGATGTTCACACGGCCTTCACCATCGGCGACGCCCTGATCGCGACGGCGGACGACAACACCAAGCAGGTGACGTTCGAGCGCAACGGCGAAGTGATCATGACGATGCCCACGTCGATGGGTAAGGACGACACGCCCACCGACAACGGCGTCTACATCATCGGCGACCGGTTCGCGAACCTCGTCATGGACTCGTCCACCTACGGTGTGCCGGTCAACTCCCCGCAGGGATACAAGACGCCCGTCGACTGGGCGACGCGAATGTCCTACAGCGGCATCTTCTTCCACTCGGCGCCGTGGTCGGTGGGGCAGCAGGGCTACTCGAACGCGAGCCACGGCTGCCTGAACCTGAGCCCGTCCAACGCGAAGTGGGTGTACGACAACACGAAGCGCGGCGACATCGTGATCGTCAAGAACACGCTGGGCGGCACGCTGTCGGGCACGGACGGCCTCGGTGACTGGAACATCCCGTGGGATGTGTGGAAGGCGGGCAACGCCAACGCCTGA
- a CDS encoding DUF3618 domain-containing protein encodes MPRDTESIEREIENARNQLASTLDELTVRTNPKRLVESTKRTLIAKLNEPAVKYGLIAVGAVAGLLVLRKALR; translated from the coding sequence GTGCCCAGGGACACCGAGAGCATCGAGCGTGAGATCGAGAACGCGCGCAATCAGCTCGCGAGCACTCTCGACGAATTGACGGTCCGCACCAACCCGAAGCGTCTCGTGGAGAGCACGAAGCGCACGCTGATCGCGAAGCTGAACGAGCCGGCGGTCAAGTACGGACTGATCGCCGTGGGTGCGGTGGCAGGGCTCCTGGTGCTCCGCAAAGCGTTGCGCTGA
- the bcp gene encoding thioredoxin-dependent thiol peroxidase, translated as MTDNNRLAPGDTAPAFTLPDADGNDVSLADYRGRKVVVYFYPAASTPGCTKQACDFRDNLADLNGAGLDVIGISPDKPAKLAKFRDNEELTFPLLSDPDKATLEAWGAFGEKKMYGKTVQGVIRSTFLVDEDGKIEVAQYNVRATGHVAKLRRDLSV; from the coding sequence GTGACCGACAACAACAGACTCGCCCCCGGAGACACCGCACCCGCCTTCACGCTGCCCGACGCCGACGGCAACGATGTGTCGCTCGCCGACTACCGCGGCCGCAAGGTCGTCGTGTATTTCTACCCGGCGGCGAGCACGCCGGGCTGCACCAAACAGGCCTGCGACTTCCGCGACAACCTCGCCGACCTGAACGGCGCAGGCCTCGACGTGATCGGCATCTCACCCGACAAGCCGGCGAAGCTGGCCAAGTTCCGTGACAACGAGGAACTGACGTTCCCTCTGCTATCCGATCCCGACAAGGCCACACTCGAGGCGTGGGGCGCGTTCGGCGAGAAGAAGATGTACGGCAAGACGGTGCAGGGTGTCATCCGCTCCACGTTCCTCGTCGACGAGGACGGGAAGATCGAAGTGGCCCAGTACAACGTCCGCGCCACCGGCCACGTCGCGAAACTGCGGCGAGACCTGTCCGTCTGA
- a CDS encoding TetR family transcriptional regulator — MESSVSKQAPRRVDPALELQSDPQELLPRRRPTQERSRRKFDALLTASRELLVDVGFESFTCEEVAARADVPIGTLYQFFANKYVIVCELNRQDLVGVQHEIAQFNGEVPSLDWLRFLNSFVDHMAGLWTSDPSRREVWLAMQSTPSTRATGAIHEKAFAEQVSRMLAPLTPRTSRERRTMMAEVLVHVVYSMLNFSVQDNQSHADAVAELKRLMVAYLLVAEKESRST, encoded by the coding sequence GTGGAGTCTTCAGTCAGCAAGCAAGCGCCGCGCCGAGTGGACCCGGCGTTGGAGCTGCAGTCGGACCCGCAGGAACTACTGCCCCGCAGACGTCCGACCCAGGAACGTAGTCGCCGGAAGTTCGACGCGCTGCTCACGGCATCGCGGGAGTTGCTGGTGGACGTGGGATTCGAATCGTTCACGTGCGAGGAGGTCGCCGCACGCGCGGACGTCCCGATCGGCACCCTCTACCAGTTCTTCGCGAACAAGTACGTGATCGTCTGCGAACTCAACCGGCAGGACCTCGTCGGCGTCCAGCACGAGATCGCCCAGTTCAACGGTGAGGTCCCGTCCCTCGACTGGCTGCGGTTCCTCAATTCCTTCGTCGACCACATGGCAGGCCTGTGGACATCCGACCCGTCGAGGCGCGAGGTGTGGCTGGCGATGCAGTCGACGCCCTCGACCCGCGCCACCGGCGCCATCCACGAGAAGGCGTTCGCGGAGCAGGTGTCACGGATGCTCGCGCCCCTCACCCCGCGGACGTCGCGGGAGCGGCGCACGATGATGGCCGAGGTGCTCGTCCACGTCGTGTACTCGATGCTGAACTTCTCCGTGCAGGACAATCAGAGCCACGCGGACGCCGTCGCCGAACTCAAACGGCTGATGGTGGCATACCTGCTGGTCGCCGAGAAGGAATCGCGCTCCACCTAG
- a CDS encoding holo-ACP synthase, whose amino-acid sequence MGVLGIGFDLVTVSEFAEQLDRPGTAMLDNFTPGERRDAVTRSSDPARHFAARWAAKEAVIKAWSTSLFASPPVLPEMIHHLIEVVTDAWGRPSIRLRGDVAKHLTDVKIHISLTHDGDMAGAFAVIESV is encoded by the coding sequence ATGGGAGTTCTGGGGATCGGCTTCGATCTCGTGACGGTGTCGGAGTTCGCCGAGCAGCTGGACCGGCCAGGGACGGCAATGCTCGACAACTTCACACCGGGCGAGCGTCGGGACGCCGTGACCCGGAGCTCCGATCCGGCTAGACATTTCGCCGCCCGGTGGGCTGCGAAGGAGGCAGTGATCAAGGCCTGGTCCACGTCTCTCTTCGCCAGCCCGCCGGTGCTGCCCGAGATGATCCACCACCTGATCGAGGTGGTGACGGATGCGTGGGGACGGCCGAGTATCCGCTTACGCGGAGACGTCGCCAAGCATCTGACCGACGTGAAGATTCACATCTCCCTCACACACGACGGAGACATGGCGGGCGCGTTCGCCGTCATCGAGTCCGTGTAG